TATGGTCTCAAACactttggtaaatggtaaatggcctgtatttatatagcgctttactagtccctaaggaccccaaagcgctttacatatccagtcatccacccattcacgcacacattcacacactggtgatggcaagctacattgtagccacagccaccaatAGTTTACAAGAAGATCCTATTGAAATTCTAAACCCCcatgagatgaaaaaaaaagacaatagatGAAGTAATGTCTGAACACAAATGTTAGGGGCAGCAGAGTTACTTACAGATAGATTATTCCATCAGTGGTACCATTTGGAGcccatttattttgaatttatgaATGTAAAATAACTGCAGATTTATCTGGTCTTGTAGATTGTCTCAAGGCTGCAGAGCAGATAAATTGAATGCCGTGTTTCTAAATTCACACTGAGGGGGAGGCTAAGCGGCTTGTGCAGTGACCTTGATTGTAGCTATTGAACCTCCAAATAAGGAGACCGAACAGATAAGAGCGGCGTTATTTGGCACACAAAGGAAGACAATCCAGTGACGCAGCCGTGGCGTCAGCTGATGAGCAGAGTCAACATGCAATCACAGAGCCCAGTGAGGTATGAGTTAGGAAACTGGAATGAGTGATAAAGCAAAGGGCAAAGTTTGCCCTCAGTAACAGGTATAGTAAAGAACGTCTGCACAATCTGTTATTTCCAAAGGCCGCTTATATGACTCTGCATTCGCCCACTGCAATTTGGAATAGTAATGCAATTTTAAAGTGGTTTCCAGAGGACAGAATACATTTTGCTAAATCCCACTAAAACGAAGATGAAATGCAGGCGGGGTGGATTTGAAAAGATCATTTCTCGCTGAAACTCTGAGAAATCTGTAAATATCAATGACAAACTTAAGACAAGAGAACGCACTGTGCTCTGTGATGTAGAAGAATTTGTGTTGTGTGCaatggaaagaaaaggaaaaaatccaAATGATTTTAGGGCTTCAATCACCCCCAGAGATCAACATTATGGCCTTAACGATGAGACAGTCAAGGTCACTCAGCATACTAATGATCACCAGAAACTCATCCTCTGCCAAAGTGTAGGCTTACTTTAAAGAGTATTACTGATGCTGCGAGCGATAAGAATATGCATTTGATTTACTGCTCATGATAAaagagctttatttatttatttatttatttgtcatccTGCAGACATTTAATAACTGACTGTAGAGCCCATGACTCTAGCAAGACCTCCGATGAGTCAGGTAGCATCTCAGTTCCGCCTAAATCTGCATGGCACTTCCGTCTCATACAAGGAGCTagtatgaaaaacacaaattaaaataaaaatacagtacacaaccaCAGAAGCTTTAATTAGTCATTTCAGATGGATTGAGGGTTTTTGCTTATTACATGGTCAGTCACTCACAGACTGGATTATTGATGTGCGTAACCAGGGAGGTGGCAATAAACTGGCAGAGGTGACTTTGTATACAAACACCTGGAGTTCATCCACATCTGAAGCAGACAAAAATGTGCCAATTATCACTTCAGGATTAAGAGACTCGTTAATGTGTCCTTTTTGAAGAGAAGCTGTTGATCTGGTTAATTGTTTTTAGACATCATGTAACTGTcaatttatttcctgttttaatgtacatttatgaaaataaatacaggagATTGTATTTCAGTGATTAAAACGGCCTTCAGAGGGAGTGGGTTAGTCTTAGCTTCTTCTGTTACGTGAAATGGTATCAAAATCTGCAGTCTCGCCAGAAACGTTATCTTCTGTAAGCACAGTGTGATTACAAAGACAGAACAGAACATCCCAGGAAATGAACATCCGCACAAAGAGATGAATCTCGACACCGCAGGGTCATGTCTGTGACTCGCAGTGACCCGGTCATTTTAATAAGACTCAACAGCGCCCTCTGGTGGCAGACATGGCGTGGTGCaaatcttcctttttattgTAAAACAGTTAATTGCGCTAAAGCACATctgaaaacttttcttttttgtgatttaGCTTAACGTTATTTTTTCATCTCGCACAGCACATGCAACGTTTAAGTTAAAATTACGCGTTAAATCGAAGTTTCTGGAAGTTAATAATGACGCTTCAGATTGCGCAGGCGCAGAGTGTATACGTACTGAAAACACGGAAGGTCCAACACCATATTCCCAAACAGAGGCTTCTACGCTGTAAACTCTTTATAAAACGTCGTCGGAGCGGCCCTAGAATAAGCCAAGTGcggtattgttttattttggcagtTGCGGTTTAAGAGTGATGCCTGTCGAGTAGTTGGgccttttctgcttttctgcttCATCTGAAAGCAAACCGCTGAAGAAGATGCCCGCTCGTAATGTTGTGTCCAACGGGATCCCTAACAGCAAAGTTAGGTATTCCAGGTTAGCCACTGACGACGACGGCTACATTGATTTACAGGTAAAACAGAAGGTGTAACGCTAGGATACGTTaccattgcttttatttttagataatAGACTAAAGTTGGTGCACTGGTTTCGACCACTACAGTATGAATATAAAGGGGTACTGCAGCAATAGATGGCCGCTGTCATTTCCGAGCTAAGGTAGCCCTGTTGACGTCATTGGggttgttggggggggggggggggggggggtcctgtgATATTAATTCTTATAACCTCTTGATGTTCTCATCAAAGTTTGGTGAATGTTCACAAGAAGTACTGCATAACCAACACTTTTAAAGGACTGTGCAAATGTCTTGAGCCACCCTACTTTGAAGGAGTCAGACTTGgcatttttttaagtggtcCTAAGCAATACATAGACTGAAACAAAAAGACTGCGGGCTTATTTGCTTTTGctgtttaaaagtagaatgggaggcagagccttgcagtttcaggcccctcttctatggaacaAGCTCCCAGTTTGGAAGTATTTCTTGTTCTCTCACCTGTGTTACGACCCCCTCTTTTCACTCAGTATGTGTTTAGTACACCACTCTATTCAATCgtgaattattattaatgtcCGGATCTCTTCCACAGTTTATTGTATCTTTTGTCCTGGCTTCCTCCCCTCAATCCCAACCAGTCATAGGAGATGGCTACCCCTCCCTGACCCTGATTCTTTCaacgtttcttcctgttaatagggagattttccttcccatttttgccaagtgcttgctcatagggggtcgttTAATTGTTGGGGTATTCTCTGTATTAttctagggtctttaccttaaaatataaagcccCTTGAGGCGTCTGTTGCTTTAATTTGACACTATAAGAATTTCACTCTCAGAAAGTTGAGTTGAATCAAacagtagttctccaggctttctgaaggtctttcaaaacCATTCTTTGGAAACTGGCTGCGTTTTTACTCATTTAaggtccagtccttgtaccggAACATTTTGTGagaaatgtctttttgttttttcagctactttcagctgtgaATAAAGGAAGCATTAAAAATGGCACCTAactcagtgttgtgtctacacataacaggcaACTtagcatattttaaatcttgtaTTTGGGTACTTTGTTATGAGCAGGCTGTCACAAAAAGCACCTAACTTTATGTGTCTTTAGTTGGATCTgtgaaaatgccaaagataacacagtttgacagacacTAAATAGTTTTTTAGGGCCTGCATTTCAGCCAATGGTGTTTGGAATCTTGTCACAATTAAatcatgaacacagaaaagtatgatcagattttgatccactgtGCGATGCCCTCTAGTAGGGGTAGGTGACAGCTTCAAAATTACCAGCACAATATTGCAAGAACATTTACTGTAATGTAAATGCATGCTTTTGCTACACTAGTGATAttgcattttgacatttttatatcatGTAAAAAATTATAGACGTATTATTGAAGACAACACGATATGGTACAGCCCTACCTTCTGGAAATcgttggcaacagcttcatttttcagtcgggcagagatcccaaacacactgccagtgcagtcaaagcatacctggataaaaacacacacaatagaacactgtcagtcatggattggcctcctcagagaaggaaaataaacattattgaagcagtgtgggatatactgtatttccatgtgttTTTGAATCTgtcaataaattgctgcacctatttgccattttcctagcaaaatactaaaagaaaaattagGGTTAGCTTGAGATGTTTGCACAGTACTATACATCCATGTTTTTATGAGAATAGGGCAATTTATTTAAAGCTGATTCGATGGAAAACATCTCTCTAGTCTGATGATTTTGACACAGAAGAGGAAAAACGGACACTTCCAAGAAACCTTGTGTTTCACAGAAAtgtgtttgaaatgaaatatttccCCTCTACAGTTCAAGAAGAGCCCACCCAAGGTCCCATATAAAGCCATCGCACTAGCCACGATCCTTTTCCTAATCGGCTCGCTGTTGATCATCATCGGTGCTCTTCTCTTGGCTGGCTACTTTGGCGTCACTGTAAGTAATTTTCTAGGTCACACTTTTTCTTGTTACATCCTTTTACTGGCCATACAATGTCATCATGTTAAgagaataaatgttttctttcttttagcaCACAGACCGGACCGTGCCTGTCCTCATCATCGGGATCCTTGTCTTCCTGCCTGGATTTTACCACCTACGGATAGCTTACTATGCATCAAAGGGCTACCCGGGGTACTCTTATGATGACATCCCAGACTTTGATGACTGACCATTGCTAAAGCCCCAGTCCTGCTGTGCTTACATGTAGTGAATTTAAGGTCGtgatatatttaaagaaaatgagatccctttttttgtttttcataattgtttttaaattacaatATTGTTCCTATAGATTTTTCTACCTAGGTTCTTAATGCCAGGTTGCTAAtagcaactgttttttttaatctttgtatttgttttatagcttgataaatgaataaaaaagatttgtattaTTTCTTTTGATTTATATAAAACcatttcagtttgtttataGAATATTTTACCTTATGTAGTACAACCAATGTGGCCACATATAGTGAGTCTTTTAACTGCTTCACTACAaccagtttttattttgtgtattcTTTAGGTAGATCCATCAGTTCAGTGGCagagagaataaataatttaaaactaaagtagCTGCAACCAACATAACAAATACCTGGTATACCTATTATATACACAATATCACCTCTGTGGCATAATAATGATATTTAATAAAAGGCTAGCGTTGTGTCTTCACATCCCGTGTAGTGAAGATTGCCTCGCCCTAGTTAATGCTTCCTCACTGCTCTGAGTTGTTCTTTCCCCGAGGATTTTGTGTGATTAATTCCAATCCTTCGATCTCCATATGGTGCACCTGGCCTGTGAGAGTAAACACTGTCAAACAGTACACAAGCAATTAAGGCCTGACATTCTGCTGACATTTGCCCCTCTAATCTGCGCCATCAACTCATCACTCAGCATAATTTGAAAGTGTGCTGGTGAAAGCCAAGACTGCCACCTCGATTCCTccaccccccccctccccccagatAATGTCATATGTAAAACACATTGCTAGTAAAGGTTGGACGTCTATATAATCCTTTCAGAAGCCTAGTAACCCGCTGTTTGCCAAAGGGATAATTCGAGGGTAGCTGCTTGTGTTCTCGTTGTTTCTCTTTCCTTGCTATCGAATGAGCCCACCCAACTGTACACTG
This genomic stretch from Astatotilapia calliptera chromosome 12, fAstCal1.2, whole genome shotgun sequence harbors:
- the tmem230b gene encoding transmembrane protein 230b, giving the protein MPARNVVSNGIPNSKVRYSRLATDDDGYIDLQFKKSPPKVPYKAIALATILFLIGSLLIIIGALLLAGYFGVTHTDRTVPVLIIGILVFLPGFYHLRIAYYASKGYPGYSYDDIPDFDD